One Nonomuraea angiospora DNA segment encodes these proteins:
- a CDS encoding enoyl-CoA hydratase/isomerase family protein gives MDPVVEGAPLLLERDGAVAVLTLNRPDRRNALDTGLKTALRRALEEVAADDAVRAVLLTGAGTAFCVGQDLAEHAAALRSDAGHAFDTVEEDYAPIVRLLATMGKPVVAAVNGTCVGAGLALALACDLRVLAEEAVFATAFTAIGLTCDSGLSLTLARAVGEARAKELVLLGESFGARQAVEWGITGRVVPQEEAGGVARELAARLAAGPTAAYAESKRLIAGAWDQDLGAALTAEARAQARLGLTADHAGAVEAFLDKRKPTFEGR, from the coding sequence GTGGACCCTGTGGTGGAGGGGGCCCCGCTCCTGCTTGAACGAGATGGCGCCGTCGCCGTGCTGACCCTCAACCGCCCGGACCGCCGCAACGCGCTGGACACGGGGCTGAAGACGGCGCTGCGCCGGGCGCTGGAGGAGGTCGCGGCCGACGACGCCGTACGCGCCGTGCTGCTGACCGGCGCGGGGACCGCCTTCTGCGTCGGGCAGGACCTCGCCGAGCACGCCGCGGCCCTCCGCTCGGACGCCGGGCACGCCTTCGACACCGTCGAGGAGGACTACGCGCCGATCGTCCGGCTCCTGGCCACCATGGGCAAACCGGTCGTCGCCGCCGTCAACGGCACGTGCGTCGGCGCCGGCCTGGCCCTCGCCCTGGCCTGCGACCTGCGGGTGCTCGCGGAGGAGGCCGTCTTCGCGACGGCGTTCACGGCGATCGGGCTGACGTGCGACTCGGGGCTGTCCCTGACGCTCGCGCGGGCGGTCGGCGAGGCCAGGGCCAAGGAGCTGGTCCTGCTGGGCGAGTCGTTCGGCGCCCGGCAGGCGGTGGAGTGGGGGATCACGGGCCGCGTGGTCCCCCAGGAGGAGGCGGGCGGGGTGGCGCGCGAGCTCGCGGCCCGGCTCGCCGCCGGGCCGACCGCCGCCTACGCCGAGTCCAAGCGGCTGATCGCCGGGGCCTGGGACCAGGACCTCGGGGCGGCGCTCACCGCCGAAGCCCGCGCCCAGGCCCGCCTGGGGCTGACGGCCGACCACGCGGGGGCGGTGGAGGCGTTCCTCGACAAACGCAAACCCACCTTCGAGGGCCGCTGA